From Haloarcula sp. CBA1127, a single genomic window includes:
- the gcvT gene encoding glycine cleavage system aminomethyltransferase GcvT encodes MTLRAPPLSAVHQRADASFTDFGGWEMPVEFESIRTEHEAVRSEAGKFDVSHMGQITVGGPDAETLTQRLTTNDVTVLDPGEAQYGAITDEDGIMLDDTVVYRLPEDAADEFLFIPNAGHDGEMTERWFSERDERGLDATVTNRTEEYAMIAVQGPEAPDLLAAETDVSLASLSRFEVADGAVAGVDSLIARTGYTGEPGFEILCPPNGAEAIWSALECQPCGLGARDTLRLEMGFLLSGQEFHPVDEPRTPHEAGIGWTVALDTEFVGRDALEGVAADGPEEKLIGIELVDRGVPRHGYDVTTPDGEPIGHITSGTMSPTLGSPIALAYVPAAYAEPDKSVRVVVRGEPKKARTRSTPFLDR; translated from the coding sequence ATGACACTGCGGGCACCACCGCTCTCTGCGGTTCACCAGCGAGCCGACGCGTCGTTCACCGATTTCGGCGGGTGGGAGATGCCGGTCGAGTTCGAGTCGATCCGTACAGAACACGAGGCAGTCCGGAGCGAAGCCGGGAAGTTCGACGTTTCGCACATGGGACAGATAACCGTGGGTGGACCGGACGCGGAAACGCTGACACAGCGGTTGACCACCAACGACGTGACCGTGCTGGACCCGGGCGAGGCCCAGTACGGGGCCATCACAGATGAGGACGGGATTATGCTGGACGACACCGTCGTCTACCGACTGCCGGAAGACGCGGCCGATGAGTTCCTGTTTATCCCGAACGCCGGTCACGACGGGGAGATGACCGAACGGTGGTTCTCTGAGCGAGATGAGCGTGGGCTTGACGCGACGGTGACGAACCGGACAGAAGAGTACGCGATGATCGCTGTCCAAGGGCCAGAGGCCCCGGACCTGCTGGCGGCCGAGACAGATGTCTCGCTCGCTTCCCTGTCTCGGTTTGAGGTGGCTGACGGGGCTGTCGCCGGCGTTGACTCGCTAATCGCTCGGACGGGCTACACGGGTGAACCCGGCTTTGAAATCCTCTGCCCGCCCAACGGTGCCGAGGCGATCTGGAGCGCGCTTGAGTGCCAGCCCTGCGGTCTCGGCGCGCGCGACACGCTCCGCTTGGAAATGGGCTTTCTGCTCTCCGGCCAGGAGTTCCATCCGGTTGACGAACCCAGAACGCCCCACGAGGCCGGCATCGGCTGGACGGTCGCGCTCGATACGGAGTTCGTCGGTCGGGACGCACTGGAGGGCGTCGCCGCGGACGGTCCCGAAGAGAAGCTCATCGGCATCGAACTCGTCGATCGCGGGGTCCCGCGCCACGGGTACGACGTGACAACGCCGGACGGGGAGCCGATAGGCCATATCACCAGCGGAACGATGAGTCCGACACTGGGATCGCCGATTGCCCTCGCCTACGTCCCGGCGGCGTACGCCGAACCGGACAAGTCCGTCCGCGTCGTCGTCCGCGGTGAACCGAAGAAGGCACGTACCAGGAGCACACCATTCCTCGATAGATGA
- a CDS encoding NYN domain-containing protein, producing the protein MKLLRRIFEEKDSQQRVGLFVDGPNVLRSEFDVDLDEVRDIAAEYGPLAVTRLYVDQNASPGLIQAAEARGFEVRTTSGDVDVRLAVDATDAAVAGQIDVLAVASRDTDFKPALEVAAREGVKTVAIAPGEYGRSDALRNAAEDAVTL; encoded by the coding sequence ATGAAGCTGCTTCGTCGGATATTCGAGGAGAAAGACTCGCAGCAGCGCGTCGGACTGTTCGTCGATGGCCCAAACGTCCTCAGGTCTGAGTTCGATGTCGATTTAGACGAGGTCCGAGATATTGCGGCTGAGTACGGTCCGCTGGCAGTCACTCGTCTCTACGTCGACCAGAACGCCTCGCCCGGACTCATTCAGGCCGCCGAGGCTCGCGGGTTCGAGGTTCGAACCACCAGCGGTGACGTTGATGTCCGACTCGCTGTTGACGCGACAGACGCCGCCGTCGCTGGCCAGATAGACGTGCTGGCCGTCGCATCGCGAGATACGGATTTCAAGCCGGCGCTGGAAGTGGCCGCCCGGGAAGGGGTCAAAACGGTCGCTATCGCACCGGGTGAGTACGGCCGCTCTGACGCGTTACGCAACGCGGCTGAAGATGCAGTAACGCTCTAG
- the pstB gene encoding phosphate ABC transporter ATP-binding protein PstB — MTENEMTSNDSTEPTPTTETAASSPDPSGDPLIEQSIDVEGTGATAAETGKPVIESSDLNVFYGETQALQGIDLAIPEKQVTAMIGPSGCGKSTFLRCINRMNDLIDAARVEGDLHFEGKNVYDADVDPVALRRRIGMVFQHPNPFPKSIYDNVAYGLQIQDQTENIDEKVETALKRAALWDEVKDQLDKSALDLSGGQQQRLCIARAIAVDPDVILMDEPASALDPIATSKIEDLIEELAEEFTVVIVTHNMQQAARISDKTAVFLTGGELVEFDDTDKIFENPDSQRVEDYITGKFG; from the coding sequence ATGACAGAGAACGAGATGACGAGCAACGACAGTACCGAACCCACACCGACCACTGAAACGGCCGCGTCGTCACCCGACCCGTCCGGCGATCCTCTCATCGAACAGTCGATCGACGTGGAGGGAACCGGCGCGACCGCGGCCGAGACGGGGAAGCCAGTCATCGAGTCCAGTGACCTGAACGTGTTCTACGGCGAGACGCAAGCGCTCCAGGGCATCGATCTGGCCATCCCTGAAAAACAGGTGACCGCCATGATCGGCCCCTCCGGCTGTGGCAAGTCCACGTTCCTGCGGTGTATCAACCGCATGAACGACCTCATCGACGCGGCACGGGTCGAGGGAGACCTCCACTTCGAGGGGAAAAACGTCTACGACGCCGACGTAGACCCGGTGGCGCTGCGGCGACGCATCGGAATGGTGTTCCAGCATCCGAACCCCTTCCCAAAGAGCATCTACGACAACGTCGCCTACGGCCTCCAGATTCAGGACCAGACGGAGAACATCGATGAGAAAGTCGAGACGGCGCTCAAGCGTGCCGCGCTGTGGGACGAAGTCAAAGACCAACTTGACAAGAGCGCACTCGACCTCTCAGGCGGCCAGCAACAGCGGCTCTGCATCGCCCGCGCCATCGCCGTCGACCCGGATGTCATCCTGATGGACGAGCCGGCGTCGGCGCTTGACCCGATCGCCACATCGAAGATCGAGGACCTCATCGAGGAACTGGCCGAGGAGTTCACTGTCGTTATCGTTACTCACAACATGCAGCAGGCGGCTCGTATCTCCGATAAGACGGCTGTCTTCCTCACTGGCGGCGAGCTCGTCGAGTTCGACGATACGGACAAGATCTTCGAGAACCCCGACAGCCAGCGCGTCGAGGACTACATCACCGGCAAGTTCGGATAG
- a CDS encoding TatD family hydrolase — translation MDIDDTPVLDNHLHLDPVNGRNVAAAEEFASQGGTHLLVLNKPSWHLVEKGTDEAIFREAFDLTVEAATAATEVLDGRAWPVLGVHPALISKLVDGGYTPPEARDIMQAGLDVAAEYVDNSDALAIKSGRPHYDVDDAVWEASNEVMCHGFERAADVGCAIQLHTEGGEDFEAVARWAEDRGLDRTQVVKHYSGGRLRGPVKSVLADKDELEIAVETDDPFLMETDYIDDPDRPGAVLGPKTVPRRVRWLLENGHEDAVRTAHVETPKAVYGIDTEATLER, via the coding sequence ATGGATATCGACGACACGCCGGTACTGGACAACCACCTCCATCTCGACCCGGTCAACGGCCGGAACGTCGCGGCAGCCGAGGAGTTCGCGTCTCAGGGCGGAACACACCTGCTGGTGCTCAACAAGCCGTCGTGGCATCTCGTCGAGAAGGGAACCGACGAGGCAATCTTCCGGGAGGCGTTCGACCTGACCGTCGAGGCCGCAACCGCAGCGACTGAGGTACTGGACGGCCGCGCCTGGCCAGTCCTCGGTGTCCACCCGGCGCTAATTTCGAAGCTAGTCGACGGCGGCTACACACCGCCGGAGGCGCGGGACATCATGCAGGCCGGCCTTGACGTGGCGGCGGAGTACGTCGATAACAGTGACGCGCTCGCGATAAAGTCCGGGCGACCGCACTACGACGTGGACGACGCCGTCTGGGAGGCCTCGAACGAAGTGATGTGCCACGGGTTCGAACGCGCCGCCGACGTGGGCTGTGCGATACAACTCCACACCGAGGGCGGCGAAGACTTCGAAGCAGTCGCTCGCTGGGCCGAAGACCGCGGCCTCGACCGCACGCAGGTCGTCAAACACTACTCCGGGGGCCGACTCCGTGGCCCGGTCAAATCAGTACTTGCAGACAAAGACGAACTGGAAATCGCGGTCGAGACTGACGACCCGTTCCTGATGGAGACCGATTATATCGACGACCCGGACCGCCCCGGCGCGGTGCTTGGCCCGAAGACCGTGCCGCGGCGCGTCCGCTGGCTCCTTGAAAACGGGCACGAAGATGCGGTCAGAACGGCACACGTCGAGACACCGAAGGCGGTGTACGGCATCGACACGGAAGCGACGCTGGAGCGGTAA
- a CDS encoding PAS domain-containing sensor histidine kinase, with the protein MSKESLHDQDVLNGLCEIISDPAIVLDANGVFVDIIHNAHNGALFFKDPEALLGTDLWDIFSTAQADQFYAIIEEVLETGEQQHIEYQLSLDHGERYFEARVTPVGGDSAGRVLWLAEDITQRKQRREKQALIERVFEVSPVGIVVVERSGRISLANDRAEELLGLERDKITQRRYNQPVWDIYYEDGTPVPDSEHPVTRVLESGEPVFGFEHWIELADGNERWLSSNAAPILGDDGTVERVVVGLDDATRLKQREEQLEWLVGTETLADVGGWELDLETGLIEGTAGMKRLYGMPEYNPTLEEAIEQYHPNDRAALRDAIETCRETGEPMELEARRQTADETERWFRLRAEKTVRDGTPKLRGIVRDITQDKEREQRLMVMSRILRHNIRNKLTVIRGNSRLLKKELDSSDFSVDAASGHIDRIENASKELDSLAERARTFDRVIERDLRSGTVHLQQLLGDIRDALTEQYSRATIEAAPTDAVVSGDRMAIDLILEILVENALEYSDLTSPTVKLTAEETPTGHVTVRVDTDGSAIPDMERDVLASEIEGPVAHSRGLGLWAVTWLVRRLGGSVTIDESLDDGMGVELVFPLARSE; encoded by the coding sequence ATGAGCAAAGAATCTCTTCACGATCAAGACGTGCTAAACGGGCTTTGTGAGATAATCTCCGATCCGGCTATCGTCCTAGACGCCAACGGCGTCTTTGTCGACATCATCCACAACGCCCACAACGGGGCATTATTTTTCAAAGACCCGGAAGCACTGCTGGGAACGGACCTCTGGGATATTTTCTCTACAGCACAGGCTGACCAGTTCTACGCGATTATCGAAGAGGTCTTAGAAACAGGTGAACAGCAGCACATCGAGTATCAGCTATCGCTCGATCATGGGGAGCGATACTTCGAGGCTCGTGTCACGCCAGTCGGCGGTGATAGCGCTGGGCGGGTGCTATGGCTGGCGGAAGATATCACGCAACGGAAGCAGCGGCGAGAGAAGCAAGCCCTCATCGAGCGGGTGTTCGAGGTCAGTCCGGTCGGCATCGTCGTCGTAGAGCGGTCCGGCAGGATTTCGCTGGCTAACGACCGCGCCGAGGAGCTACTCGGTCTTGAACGCGATAAAATCACCCAAAGACGATACAACCAGCCGGTGTGGGACATATACTACGAAGACGGGACGCCGGTTCCCGACTCGGAACACCCGGTTACGCGGGTGCTCGAATCGGGTGAGCCGGTGTTTGGGTTCGAGCACTGGATAGAACTCGCTGACGGGAATGAGCGGTGGCTTTCGAGCAATGCCGCACCCATCCTGGGTGATGACGGGACCGTTGAGCGCGTCGTCGTTGGGCTGGACGACGCAACGAGATTGAAACAGCGGGAGGAACAACTGGAGTGGCTCGTCGGGACCGAAACCCTGGCCGACGTTGGTGGGTGGGAACTCGATCTGGAAACGGGTCTGATAGAGGGCACTGCTGGGATGAAGCGCCTCTACGGAATGCCAGAGTACAATCCGACGCTTGAGGAGGCCATCGAGCAGTACCACCCCAACGATAGGGCGGCACTTCGCGATGCTATTGAGACCTGTCGTGAAACCGGCGAACCGATGGAACTAGAGGCACGCCGACAGACCGCTGACGAAACCGAGCGCTGGTTCCGACTCCGGGCTGAAAAAACTGTCCGGGACGGGACACCGAAACTACGAGGCATCGTTCGCGATATCACTCAGGACAAAGAGCGAGAGCAGCGGCTCATGGTCATGAGTCGAATTCTCCGGCACAACATCCGGAACAAGCTGACCGTGATACGCGGTAATTCGAGACTCCTCAAAAAAGAACTCGACTCGTCCGATTTCTCCGTGGACGCTGCCAGCGGACACATCGACAGAATCGAAAACGCCTCGAAAGAACTCGACTCGTTAGCCGAGCGAGCACGGACGTTCGACCGGGTCATCGAACGAGACCTTCGAAGCGGGACAGTCCATCTCCAGCAACTGCTCGGTGATATCCGGGATGCCCTCACAGAGCAATATTCCAGGGCGACCATTGAGGCAGCGCCCACTGATGCGGTGGTGTCGGGTGACAGGATGGCTATCGACCTGATACTGGAGATCCTTGTCGAAAACGCGCTGGAATACAGCGATCTAACCAGCCCGACAGTCAAGCTTACCGCCGAAGAGACGCCGACAGGCCACGTGACAGTCAGGGTCGATACCGATGGGTCCGCTATCCCGGATATGGAACGCGATGTCTTGGCTTCGGAGATTGAGGGACCAGTGGCACACAGCCGTGGGCTCGGATTGTGGGCGGTTACGTGGCTTGTCCGACGCCTCGGCGGGTCCGTGACTATTGACGAGAGTCTTGACGACGGGATGGGAGTCGAACTCGTGTTCCCGCTGGCGCGAAGCGAGTAA
- the gcvH gene encoding glycine cleavage system protein GcvH, protein MSFDVPDDLRYLESHEWVRVAGDTAEVGITAFAQDELGDVVFVELPDEGTELTAGEDFGVVESIKAVSDVYAPVSGTVTAVNDRLRDEPELLNEDPFGDGWMLEVEVADESETDDLLSPDAYRDQIE, encoded by the coding sequence ATGAGCTTCGACGTTCCCGACGACCTGCGATATCTGGAGTCACACGAATGGGTACGCGTCGCCGGTGACACTGCTGAGGTCGGCATCACGGCGTTCGCACAGGACGAACTCGGCGATGTGGTGTTCGTCGAACTGCCCGACGAAGGCACGGAGCTGACCGCGGGCGAGGACTTCGGCGTGGTGGAGTCTATCAAGGCTGTGTCCGACGTGTACGCTCCCGTCTCTGGCACCGTCACAGCAGTCAACGACCGGCTCCGCGACGAGCCGGAACTGCTGAACGAAGACCCGTTTGGCGACGGCTGGATGCTCGAGGTTGAGGTCGCCGACGAGAGCGAAACCGACGATCTGCTCTCCCCCGACGCGTACCGCGACCAGATCGAGTAA